One Pseudoalteromonas sp. UG3-2 DNA window includes the following coding sequences:
- the fadE gene encoding acyl-CoA dehydrogenase FadE, with protein sequence MTLIFILALIALLSAASYHRASWNTALGIAAATMLVGTFAGAFGIISWLIFLVIAIPLSVTNIRQQYIVAPAFKAFKKVTPTMSETEKSAIDAGTTWWEADLFCGNPNWDKLHQFPKPRLSVEEQAFLDGPVEEVCAMLDDWEATHELTDLPQEVWQYLKDNKFFAMIIKKQYGGLEFSAYAQSCVLQKLTSKSTLLSSIVGVPNSLGPGELLQHYGTEEQKDHYLPRLANGDEIPCFALTSPEAGSDASSIPDFGVVCKGQWQGEEVLGINLTWNKRYITLAPVATVLGLAFKLRDPDGLLGDKEELGITCALIPTDTDGVKIGRRHFPLNVPFQNGPTQGENVFVPLDFIIGGEKMAGQGWRMLVECLSVGRVITLPSNSAGGIKSLAIASGAYSRIRRQFKLPIGKMEGVEEALSKLGGYAYSSDAAVTMSTGAVDLGEKPSVVSAILKYHLTEQMRSSTIHAMDIHGGKGICLGPNNYVGRGYQGAPIAITVEGANILTRNMIIYGQGAIRCHPFVLAELEACSIADKQEALDSFDKSLMGHIGFTISNLVRTKWLALTGARFTKVPFNDETAVFYRNAARYSASLALMSDICMAVFGGSLKRKERISARLGDLLSYLYLVSATLKRYNDEGRRKEDLPFVQWSCQEHLYLCQRALADLINNMPSAALRGLLKVLLFPFGRPVRKPTDKLEHKIAKMLQTPNDSRERLAANIYLKDEPLCLLGKQEQTLKDILEVEPLFEKVCRGTGKKLPFMRLDEVAAMGLEAGVLSDEEAAKLSAVEAKRLAVINVDDFDPEELLAGKARSKESSKADAA encoded by the coding sequence ATGACACTAATATTCATCCTCGCTTTGATAGCTCTGCTCAGCGCAGCCAGCTACCATCGCGCTAGCTGGAATACTGCTCTTGGTATTGCAGCCGCAACCATGCTGGTAGGCACCTTCGCCGGTGCTTTTGGCATTATCTCTTGGCTGATCTTTTTGGTCATCGCCATTCCTCTTTCTGTAACTAACATACGTCAGCAATACATTGTTGCGCCGGCATTCAAAGCGTTTAAAAAAGTAACGCCAACCATGTCAGAAACAGAGAAATCAGCCATCGATGCCGGTACCACTTGGTGGGAAGCCGATTTATTCTGTGGTAACCCAAACTGGGATAAGCTTCATCAATTCCCTAAGCCACGCTTAAGTGTCGAAGAGCAAGCGTTTCTTGATGGCCCAGTAGAAGAAGTCTGTGCGATGTTAGATGATTGGGAAGCGACCCATGAGCTTACTGACTTGCCTCAAGAAGTATGGCAATACTTAAAAGACAATAAGTTCTTTGCCATGATCATTAAAAAGCAATACGGTGGTCTGGAATTCTCAGCTTACGCGCAATCGTGTGTGCTGCAAAAGCTAACCAGTAAATCAACCCTGCTTTCTTCTATCGTTGGGGTGCCAAACTCGTTAGGCCCAGGCGAATTACTGCAGCACTATGGTACTGAAGAACAAAAAGATCATTACCTGCCGCGCTTAGCGAATGGTGACGAAATTCCTTGTTTTGCGTTGACTTCACCAGAAGCTGGGTCGGATGCGTCCTCTATTCCTGATTTTGGTGTGGTGTGTAAAGGTCAGTGGCAAGGCGAAGAAGTGTTAGGTATTAACCTAACGTGGAACAAGCGCTACATTACTCTAGCCCCAGTTGCTACGGTACTTGGCTTGGCGTTTAAGCTACGCGATCCAGATGGCCTTTTAGGTGATAAAGAAGAGCTCGGCATTACCTGTGCGTTGATCCCTACCGACACCGATGGGGTTAAGATTGGCCGCCGTCACTTCCCGCTTAACGTGCCATTCCAAAATGGCCCAACTCAAGGCGAAAACGTATTCGTACCACTGGACTTTATCATTGGTGGTGAAAAAATGGCGGGTCAAGGCTGGCGTATGCTGGTTGAGTGTTTGTCTGTGGGCCGTGTTATTACCTTACCGTCGAACTCTGCCGGTGGCATTAAGTCTTTGGCCATTGCCAGTGGTGCCTACAGCCGTATTCGCCGTCAGTTCAAATTACCGATTGGTAAAATGGAAGGGGTTGAAGAAGCGCTTTCTAAGCTGGGTGGTTATGCCTACAGCTCAGACGCTGCAGTGACTATGTCTACCGGTGCCGTGGACTTAGGTGAAAAACCTTCGGTGGTGTCTGCCATTTTGAAATACCACCTTACTGAACAAATGCGCTCTTCCACCATTCATGCGATGGATATTCACGGCGGTAAAGGTATTTGTTTAGGTCCTAACAACTACGTTGGTCGTGGTTACCAAGGTGCACCAATTGCCATCACGGTAGAAGGTGCCAACATCCTTACCCGTAATATGATTATTTACGGTCAAGGTGCAATTCGTTGTCACCCATTTGTACTGGCTGAGCTAGAGGCGTGTTCCATTGCCGACAAGCAAGAAGCATTGGATAGCTTCGATAAGTCGCTGATGGGTCATATTGGCTTTACCATTTCAAACTTAGTCAGAACTAAGTGGCTAGCACTGACGGGTGCACGCTTTACCAAAGTGCCATTCAACGACGAAACAGCTGTCTTCTATCGTAATGCAGCACGCTACAGTGCTTCATTAGCACTGATGTCAGATATTTGCATGGCGGTATTTGGTGGTTCACTAAAACGTAAAGAGCGTATCTCTGCTCGTCTTGGTGACTTACTAAGCTACTTGTATTTGGTTTCTGCAACGCTGAAGCGCTATAACGATGAAGGTCGCCGTAAAGAAGACTTACCGTTTGTGCAGTGGTCATGTCAGGAGCACTTGTATCTATGTCAACGTGCACTGGCTGACTTAATTAACAATATGCCATCTGCAGCATTGCGCGGCCTGTTAAAAGTGTTGCTGTTCCCATTTGGTCGTCCAGTACGTAAGCCTACGGATAAGCTAGAGCATAAAATTGCCAAAATGCTACAAACACCAAATGACTCACGTGAGCGCTTAGCAGCCAATATCTATCTTAAAGATGAGCCGCTTTGCTTACTTGGTAAACAAGAGCAAACACTGAAAGACATTCTTGAGGTGGAGCCTTTGTTTGAAAAAGTCTGCCGTGGTACAGGTAAAAAGCTGCCATTTATGCGTCTTGATGAAGTCGCTGCGATGGGGCTAGAAGCCGGTGTGCTTAGTGATGAAGAAGCCGCGAAATTAAGTGCGGTTGAAGCTAAGCGTTTAGCGGTTATTAATGTCGATGACTTTGACCCAGAAGAGTTGCTCGCAGGCAAAGCTCGCAGCAAAGAGTCAAGCAAAGCCGATGCGGCATAA
- a CDS encoding winged helix-turn-helix domain-containing protein, producing the protein MAVQQSHYFFGQWQFDSDQDTLTSTCGKVIKLEPQSARLLLLLLSHSQQVLNKYWLCEQIWPDTIVDPNSLYQLITKLRKVLEDNPRSALYIKTIPKKGYQFIAPLKSQAAPLETGSSSAPPSSKKNGLMILATTMMALLCFGAIAYFNTAPAEKPMLQYQTSNLSHELGLEFDVDAHQRQNLLAYVKDFTQLVIANKQGDKLRSHQFDTRVAAPSWSPSADKLAFWQYQGNGCQLHVMTAAGQFYHSSRLFRCELGVKPVWQNDEELILVYGPNKARTAYIYRLNSQQLVKLPLQLARGEQLKMAIRGWGNKVYYLVQTQSRQSRLQQLDGSIALQWQKPVTSVAFDTHHQSVLASQHGQLQRYYLDGSSQSVKTTELGLFTSFSSDENGDIFAALESFQVNIKDRDNLPLFSSSSIDYLPLTNKLGETAFMSRRSGVCEVYLYRNDQISQLSFHQGNEYVHFLQWSPALNYLASNRDSKLVVYNRKRPLQQFDSQLEHAVVSMGWIDEQTLWAFDGNTLNQYSLSGALISSQSVNAQSVFYHPQRQTWFLLQDNQLLESTTVLSAAESTLNRHTLTPQQANQFSNLRIRGNQVYWQSTWSQQDYIWRLALSGNQAPTLQKTGHLIWHYDIDPLGNLLIAKMESVEGDIKKLTLLPNTAITD; encoded by the coding sequence ATGGCAGTGCAGCAATCACACTATTTCTTCGGTCAGTGGCAGTTTGACAGTGATCAGGATACCTTGACTTCAACCTGTGGAAAGGTAATAAAACTAGAGCCGCAAAGTGCTCGGCTACTGCTGCTGTTACTAAGCCACTCGCAGCAAGTGTTAAATAAGTACTGGTTATGCGAGCAGATCTGGCCAGATACCATTGTTGATCCCAATAGCCTATATCAGTTAATTACTAAATTACGCAAAGTCCTTGAGGATAATCCTCGCTCAGCACTGTACATCAAGACTATTCCAAAAAAGGGCTATCAGTTTATTGCCCCACTTAAGTCACAAGCCGCACCACTGGAAACCGGCTCCTCCTCAGCGCCACCCAGTAGCAAAAAGAATGGCCTTATGATATTGGCAACCACCATGATGGCACTGCTGTGTTTTGGTGCTATTGCCTATTTCAATACTGCTCCTGCAGAGAAACCAATGCTGCAATACCAAACCAGCAACTTAAGTCATGAGTTGGGGTTGGAGTTTGATGTTGATGCCCACCAAAGGCAAAACTTATTAGCTTATGTTAAGGACTTTACTCAGCTCGTCATTGCCAATAAACAAGGCGATAAATTGCGCAGCCACCAATTTGATACTCGTGTGGCGGCTCCAAGCTGGAGCCCAAGCGCCGATAAACTGGCCTTTTGGCAATATCAAGGCAATGGCTGTCAGCTTCACGTGATGACCGCAGCCGGTCAGTTTTACCATAGCTCTCGCCTATTTCGCTGCGAGCTTGGGGTAAAGCCGGTGTGGCAAAACGACGAAGAGCTAATACTGGTGTATGGCCCAAATAAAGCCCGCACAGCGTATATTTATCGCCTTAATAGCCAACAACTGGTAAAACTGCCATTGCAGCTAGCGCGTGGTGAGCAGCTGAAAATGGCCATTCGTGGTTGGGGCAATAAAGTCTATTATTTGGTGCAAACCCAGTCGCGCCAGAGTCGTTTACAGCAATTAGACGGCAGCATTGCCTTGCAATGGCAAAAACCGGTGACCTCAGTGGCATTCGACACTCACCACCAAAGTGTATTGGCCAGCCAACATGGGCAGTTACAACGATATTACCTTGATGGCAGTAGTCAAAGTGTGAAAACCACAGAGCTGGGACTGTTTACCAGCTTCTCTAGCGATGAAAATGGCGACATCTTCGCTGCTCTAGAAAGTTTTCAAGTGAATATTAAAGACCGAGACAACCTACCGCTGTTTTCTAGTTCGAGCATTGACTACTTACCGTTAACCAACAAACTCGGTGAGACCGCCTTTATGTCTCGGCGCAGTGGTGTGTGTGAGGTGTATTTGTACCGCAACGACCAAATCAGTCAGTTGTCATTTCATCAAGGCAACGAGTACGTCCATTTCTTACAGTGGAGTCCGGCACTGAATTACCTCGCTTCAAATCGCGATAGCAAGCTTGTGGTTTACAATAGAAAACGGCCACTGCAACAGTTTGATAGCCAGCTCGAACATGCCGTTGTCAGTATGGGCTGGATTGACGAACAAACCCTCTGGGCCTTTGATGGCAACACACTGAATCAATATAGTCTCTCGGGTGCCTTAATCAGCAGTCAAAGCGTTAATGCCCAGTCAGTATTTTACCACCCACAGCGGCAAACCTGGTTTTTATTACAAGACAATCAACTACTGGAATCAACCACAGTCCTGAGTGCGGCGGAGTCGACACTAAACCGCCACACACTGACACCACAGCAAGCCAATCAGTTTAGTAATCTTAGGATCCGTGGCAACCAAGTGTATTGGCAGTCGACCTGGTCGCAACAAGATTATATTTGGCGGCTAGCGCTAAGCGGCAACCAAGCCCCTACACTGCAGAAAACAGGCCACCTTATCTGGCATTATGATATTGACCCATTGGGTAACCTATTAATAGCCAAAATGGAAAGTGTCGAGGGCGACAT
- a CDS encoding porin has protein sequence MKNSHILWLGLSGALISQGALASNIVIDGQLTEPQWRLATQFENFYQVVPVTLNNANHKVKAWAFAGKDGVYIGIKNLQAKGQRKRQFNIHDRFMQADFNRVVVDFSGDGSSAYQFSVTLGGGSQDAVLTSNLKVDYDWDGEWLFANHIRDDHWTTEMMIPWHTVSFQPGDDEALAELAISVQLYELKNNFIYANHQDTTADSDFFLTMPRISAAIGQQSQLTFIPYFSQQAQFAPVSTSSSQQQHQSDVGFDLFYKPSHQQKLSLAVNPDFGQVDIDDVDVNYSAVETLRTDKRPFFTQDISLFEIPVLEHTKLIHTRRIGASSDDGELATTPIDGALRFVHKGKSFQAGGFAVTENNFAADIGKRFFAGRANYQAKAWQVGALTTKTERPFLQRDALSYALDGQYRSNSWSFAGSWLRTDIDTPQRRQRGNAVSLDLAYQLSDQTKFAARYFDVDDGFDNRDLGYMQRNNWRVEELYGEYASHGQGAWVTRLKQSLTWRREQNQSGLTRFNKQDYLAQLLLYNGGQLNLRLEHHSRGIEDNLGWQTQAFATPERWQSRVFYQSPYIGSFSWAASVEFDQEGLSGQAQQYALDLTWMPHYNWNLKLSNFYRDGDGWLVANRHNVISEYDRQEFANKLEINGRITERLELSATLQWTVLEAQSHSVYEVTDGGLNPIAADTSFDDRRLASQLKLRYRMGAYSDIFLVYQRGGKDIVATGQQQVGNRDWFGGAVDLWQQPLQDLLTFKVRYQF, from the coding sequence ATGAAAAATAGTCACATACTCTGGTTGGGTCTCAGCGGTGCGTTAATAAGCCAGGGCGCCCTTGCCAGTAACATTGTCATTGATGGTCAACTTACAGAGCCACAATGGCGCTTAGCAACACAGTTTGAGAACTTTTATCAAGTGGTGCCTGTCACCCTAAATAACGCGAACCATAAGGTTAAGGCTTGGGCTTTTGCCGGTAAAGATGGGGTGTATATTGGCATCAAAAATTTGCAAGCGAAAGGCCAGCGTAAGCGTCAGTTTAATATTCACGACCGCTTTATGCAGGCGGATTTTAATCGCGTGGTGGTGGATTTTTCCGGCGATGGCAGTAGTGCTTATCAGTTCTCGGTCACTCTAGGTGGCGGCTCGCAAGACGCGGTACTGACTTCTAACCTAAAAGTGGATTATGATTGGGATGGTGAGTGGCTGTTTGCTAACCACATTCGCGATGACCATTGGACCACCGAAATGATGATCCCTTGGCACACGGTTTCTTTTCAACCCGGAGATGATGAAGCGTTAGCAGAGCTGGCCATTTCAGTTCAGCTGTATGAATTAAAGAACAACTTTATTTATGCCAACCACCAAGACACTACCGCCGACAGTGACTTTTTCTTAACTATGCCAAGGATCTCAGCAGCCATTGGGCAGCAGTCGCAACTCACTTTTATCCCTTATTTTAGTCAGCAAGCACAATTTGCTCCGGTTTCGACGTCCAGTTCCCAGCAGCAGCATCAGTCTGACGTTGGCTTTGATTTGTTTTATAAGCCTTCGCATCAACAAAAGTTGAGTTTGGCTGTTAACCCTGACTTTGGCCAAGTGGATATTGATGATGTCGATGTTAATTACTCTGCGGTAGAAACATTAAGAACCGATAAGCGGCCATTTTTCACCCAAGATATTAGCCTATTCGAGATACCAGTATTAGAGCACACTAAACTTATCCACACCCGTAGGATTGGGGCTTCCAGTGACGACGGTGAGTTAGCCACTACTCCCATCGATGGCGCGTTACGGTTTGTCCACAAAGGAAAGTCGTTTCAGGCTGGTGGCTTTGCGGTCACAGAAAATAACTTTGCAGCAGACATTGGTAAGCGCTTTTTTGCTGGCAGAGCCAATTATCAAGCAAAGGCTTGGCAGGTAGGCGCACTGACGACCAAAACAGAGCGGCCATTTTTGCAGCGAGACGCCTTAAGTTATGCCCTTGACGGTCAATACCGCAGTAATTCTTGGTCCTTTGCGGGATCTTGGTTAAGAACGGATATAGATACGCCACAGAGACGTCAGCGTGGCAATGCCGTTTCGCTAGACTTAGCTTACCAGCTCTCGGATCAGACTAAGTTCGCGGCACGCTATTTTGATGTTGATGATGGCTTTGATAACCGTGATCTAGGTTATATGCAACGCAACAATTGGCGTGTCGAGGAGCTTTATGGCGAGTATGCCAGTCATGGCCAAGGCGCTTGGGTAACGCGTTTAAAGCAGTCATTAACGTGGCGCCGTGAGCAGAATCAGTCAGGTCTTACCCGGTTTAATAAGCAAGATTACTTAGCCCAGTTACTTTTGTATAACGGTGGTCAGCTGAATCTTCGGCTTGAGCATCATAGTCGCGGTATTGAGGATAATCTAGGCTGGCAAACTCAGGCCTTTGCCACCCCAGAGCGCTGGCAGTCGCGGGTGTTTTATCAAAGCCCATATATTGGCAGTTTTAGCTGGGCTGCCAGTGTGGAGTTTGACCAAGAAGGGCTATCGGGCCAAGCGCAACAATACGCTTTAGATTTAACGTGGATGCCACATTATAACTGGAACTTGAAACTCAGTAATTTTTATCGCGATGGCGATGGCTGGTTAGTGGCAAATCGCCACAACGTTATCAGTGAATATGATCGTCAAGAGTTTGCCAATAAATTGGAAATCAATGGCCGCATTACTGAACGACTTGAGCTGAGTGCCACCTTACAGTGGACCGTATTAGAAGCGCAAAGCCACTCAGTCTATGAGGTCACTGACGGCGGCTTAAACCCTATTGCCGCCGATACCAGCTTTGATGACCGCCGACTTGCCAGTCAGTTGAAGTTACGTTACCGCATGGGCGCTTATTCCGATATTTTCTTAGTATACCAACGAGGTGGCAAAGACATTGTTGCCACTGGACAACAACAAGTAGGAAATCGAGACTGGTTTGGAGGAGCCGTGGATCTCTGGCAGCAGCCGCTGCAAGACTTATTAACTTTTAAAGTACGCTATCAGTTTTAA
- a CDS encoding 4-phosphoerythronate dehydrogenase yields MRILADQNMPLVEAFFADMGEVERFDGRAINAADVAGADVLLTRSVTQVNSTLLSQAKQLKFVGTATIGMDHFDTEFLQQQEIAYSNAPGCNAIAVAEYVISGLLAYAQQTNTCLRGKTIAIVGVGNIGSRLRDKVSALGLNVVLCDPVRHKNGSLDNHVELDEALAQADIVSFHVPLVKNGDCKTIHLLNAERIAALKPGMVIINASRGDVIDNNALLQAMESGQQLELILDVWENEPHILEPLLQYTRFASVHIAGHTLEGKARGTQMLYEALCNTLGLAAHKSITDFLPKPSISRCQLEQTANEQDITNLVHMVYDIRRDDGIMKANLAQDGFDKLRKTYPVRREFSTITINSDSPISQALADLGFSK; encoded by the coding sequence ATGCGTATTTTAGCAGATCAAAATATGCCTCTAGTGGAGGCATTTTTTGCCGACATGGGGGAAGTGGAGCGGTTTGATGGCCGTGCAATTAACGCTGCGGATGTGGCTGGAGCAGATGTCTTGCTTACCCGCTCAGTCACTCAGGTGAACTCAACCCTGCTCAGCCAAGCCAAGCAGTTGAAGTTTGTGGGTACCGCCACCATTGGCATGGATCATTTTGATACTGAATTTCTCCAGCAACAGGAGATTGCGTATAGTAACGCCCCAGGTTGCAATGCGATTGCCGTAGCAGAATACGTAATTAGTGGCCTGTTGGCGTACGCCCAACAAACCAATACTTGCTTACGCGGTAAAACCATCGCCATTGTTGGGGTTGGCAATATTGGCTCTCGATTACGCGATAAAGTAAGCGCATTGGGGCTGAACGTTGTGCTGTGTGACCCTGTGCGTCATAAAAATGGTAGCTTGGATAACCATGTCGAGTTAGATGAGGCTTTGGCACAAGCGGATATTGTCTCTTTTCATGTGCCATTGGTGAAAAACGGCGATTGCAAAACCATTCATCTATTAAATGCCGAGCGTATTGCCGCGCTGAAGCCGGGCATGGTGATCATCAATGCCAGTCGCGGTGATGTGATTGACAATAACGCGCTATTACAGGCGATGGAGTCTGGGCAACAACTCGAGCTTATTCTCGATGTGTGGGAAAACGAACCACATATTTTAGAGCCGCTACTGCAATACACCCGCTTTGCCTCGGTGCATATTGCCGGCCACACTCTAGAAGGCAAGGCACGTGGCACCCAGATGCTCTATGAAGCGCTGTGTAATACCCTAGGACTGGCCGCGCACAAGTCGATCACGGACTTTTTACCTAAACCCAGTATTAGCCGCTGCCAGCTAGAACAAACCGCCAACGAGCAAGACATCACAAATCTAGTGCACATGGTTTACGATATTCGCCGCGATGATGGCATTATGAAAGCCAATTTGGCTCAAGATGGCTTCGATAAGCTTCGTAAAACGTATCCAGTGCGACGAGAATTTAGTACCATAACGATCAACAGTGACTCACCGATTAGCCAAGCATTGGCTGACTTAGGATTTTCTAAGTAA
- a CDS encoding DUF6419 family natural product biosynthesis protein has protein sequence MQLSMIYGVIFIAFVAMVACFYALPEAVVINLFSGLVAAVLGYRAFTRTALLLCAINVLAMMFCPLMDASGWLSLKGAAVFVACVMFFGIAFGCEKSASSKRFYY, from the coding sequence ATGCAGCTAAGTATGATCTATGGTGTAATTTTTATTGCTTTTGTAGCCATGGTGGCGTGTTTTTATGCGTTGCCTGAGGCTGTGGTTATCAACCTCTTTTCCGGTCTAGTGGCGGCGGTATTGGGTTATCGTGCCTTTACCCGCACAGCGCTTCTTCTTTGTGCTATTAATGTCTTGGCGATGATGTTTTGTCCTTTGATGGATGCCAGTGGGTGGCTCAGTCTTAAAGGCGCTGCGGTGTTTGTTGCTTGTGTGATGTTTTTTGGTATCGCCTTTGGCTGTGAAAAATCTGCCAGTAGCAAACGCTTTTATTATTAG
- a CDS encoding aspartate-semialdehyde dehydrogenase gives MSQKFNVAVLGATGLVGKQIIELLAERKFPVDNLYPLASSRSAGEEIDYMGEKVTVLDVAEFDFANAHIGLFSAGGSVSEKYAPIAAEAGCVVIDNTSHFRYDFDVPLVVPEVNESSLADFRNRNIIANPNCSTIQMMVALKPIYDAYGIDRINVSTYQAVSGAGKEAVDELAKQTANLMNARPMENDIFAKQIAFNVIPQIDAFQDNGYTKEEMKMVWETQKILGDSSVMVNPTAVRVPVFFGHAEAIHLETRMPFDLEHVKQLLADAPGVELIADDTDFPTPVTDASGNDTVYVGRVRQDISHPMGLNLWVVSDNTRKGAATNSVQIAEALIAQYL, from the coding sequence ATGTCGCAAAAGTTTAATGTGGCGGTGCTCGGCGCAACGGGTTTAGTTGGCAAGCAAATTATTGAGTTATTAGCTGAACGAAAGTTCCCGGTCGATAACCTTTATCCATTAGCAAGTAGCCGCAGTGCCGGTGAAGAAATTGACTATATGGGTGAAAAAGTAACGGTACTCGATGTGGCAGAGTTTGACTTTGCTAATGCCCACATTGGCCTGTTTTCTGCGGGCGGTTCGGTGTCTGAAAAGTACGCGCCAATTGCTGCTGAAGCTGGTTGTGTGGTGATTGATAACACTTCCCACTTTAGATACGACTTTGACGTGCCGTTAGTGGTGCCTGAAGTGAATGAGTCAAGCTTGGCTGATTTTAGAAACCGTAACATTATTGCCAACCCAAACTGCTCTACGATTCAAATGATGGTGGCGCTTAAGCCGATTTATGATGCCTATGGCATTGACCGCATCAATGTTTCTACTTATCAAGCGGTATCGGGTGCCGGTAAAGAAGCGGTGGATGAGCTGGCTAAGCAAACCGCAAATTTAATGAACGCCAGACCGATGGAAAATGACATTTTTGCTAAGCAGATCGCCTTCAATGTGATCCCGCAAATCGATGCCTTTCAAGACAATGGCTATACCAAAGAAGAAATGAAAATGGTGTGGGAAACGCAAAAAATCTTAGGTGATTCGAGCGTGATGGTTAACCCAACCGCGGTTAGAGTGCCGGTGTTCTTTGGTCATGCGGAAGCCATTCACCTAGAAACACGGATGCCATTTGATTTAGAGCACGTCAAGCAGCTGCTTGCAGATGCCCCTGGGGTTGAGCTGATTGCGGATGACACTGACTTTCCAACGCCGGTAACGGACGCCAGCGGTAACGATACCGTTTATGTGGGGCGCGTAAGACAAGATATCTCACACCCTATGGGACTGAATCTTTGGGTGGTGTCGGATAACACTAGAAAAGGCGCAGCAACCAATAGCGTGCAAATTGCAGAAGCATTAATTGCGCAATATTTATAA